A window of the Enoplosus armatus isolate fEnoArm2 chromosome 5, fEnoArm2.hap1, whole genome shotgun sequence genome harbors these coding sequences:
- the LOC139285379 gene encoding uncharacterized protein, with protein sequence MMRGRYKRRDPKDRNDDTTDLGAGLSPLPGETAAGSAEPHAPVPGFNVQDVGASEKGARCSIYDGDKVYLGVRVKMPVRDLLRNVRLAQGWEPQDFQGKYSKTAKGDKKRVKTRTGRRTAKRKRPTKSLEELAIIVEVLEEDLRTSNTYHSPSQSWSPTGYNSDESDEMIPSPKSYMTYSPGTAEYHQAQSPPPGFMQTSLQPASIGNTGRGEEWCDPENHDWNLNSSAFFWTQLQKEESQLKDICDTVLLAPDGHGRTALHKVACVGKRALGYAIAKRMATLNSLDLKDSDGMTALLHAAKHNHHLMVADLILLGANVNETNNSGKSCLHLSAEKGYIRVLEVLKHSMMDGVYVDVEAADNAGMSVLQCASVALKATVRELKSSKSPNHTRLNTLRQEQMMETLECLLQMGSYLHTMV encoded by the exons ATGATGAGAGGACGGTACAAACGCAGGGACCCGAAAGACAGGAATGATGACACAACCGACCTCGGGGCAGGGCTCTCTCCTCTGCCGGGGGAAACCGCGGCGGGCTCGGCTGAGCCACACGCACCTGTTCCCGGCTTCAATGTCCAGGATGTGGGCGCTAGTGAAAAAG GTGCAAGATGTTCCATTTACGATGGTGACAAGGTCTACCTTGGAGTGCGTGTCAAAATGCCTGTAAGGGATCTTCTGAGGAACGTCCGCCTAGCCCAAGGCTGGGAACCTCAAGATTTTCAg GGGAAATACAGCAAAACAGCCAAAG GAGACAAGAAACGAGTCAAAACTCGCACAGGACGCCGAACTGCCAAG AGAAAACGCCCCACAAAAAGCCTGGAGGAGCTGGCAATCATTGtggaggtgctggaggaggatcTCAGGACCAGCAACACCTACCACTCCCCTTCACAATCTTGGTCTCCAACTG GGTACAACAGTGACGAGTCAGATGAAATGATCCCCAGCCCCAAGTCCTACATGACCTACTCACCGGGCACAGCAGAGTACCACCAGGCACAGTCCCCTCCTCCTGGCTTCATGCAAACCAGCCTCCAGCCTGCCAGCATCGGAAACACTggaagaggggaggagtggTGTGATCCCGAGAACCACGACTGGAACCTGAACAGCTCTGCTTTCTTCTGGACACAACTGCAGAAAGAGGAGAGCCAGCTGAAGGACATCTGTGACACTGTACTGCTGGCCCCTGATGGACACGGCAGGAC AGCTCTCCATAAAGTGGCGTGTGTTGGGAAGAGGGCACTGGGCTACGCCATCGCGAAACGGATGGCCACACTCAACAGCCTGGACCTCAAAGACTCTGATGGAAtg ACTGCCCTTCTCCATGCAGCAAAGCACAACCACCACCTGATGGTGGCAGATCTGATTCTTTTGGGGGCCAACGTCAATGAGACGAACAACTCCGGAAAGTCCTGCCTCCACCTGAGTGCTGAGAAAGGCTACATTAGAGTCCTGGAG GTTCTAAAACACTCAATGATGGATGGTGTGTATGTTGACGTTGAAGCCGCTGATAACGCTG gaaTGAGTGTCCTCCAGTGTGCTAGTGTGGCTCTGAAGGCCACAGTGCGTGAGctgaaaagcagtaaatcccCCAATCACACCAGACTCAACACACTGCGCCAAGAGCAGATGATGGAGACCCTGGAGTGTCTGCTGCAGATGGGCAGCTACCTTCATACCATGGTATGA